The Plasmodium cynomolgi strain B DNA, chromosome 5, whole genome shotgun sequence genome segment ATTTTATTCCTAGGCAGTGAGCAAAAGTGCACAGCGAGGGGATaagttacatttttatgtatgccATGGGCACATATGAACAACATATAAatcacataaatatatagatatatatatatagatatatttatctctatatctatatatgtgcttttctttttgttccctttttttgcaccccccCACACTCAGCAACAGCCActcacattttttgctcGGCGTATTTGGCAGTTCTTCTATCCTCTTAGCAATAACGTTGCAAGTTTCgcgcacatattttttgtgcgaATTTAAAGAGGCAATATGCAACTTGGtctttgagaaaaaatggctcCAATATTGCTGCGCTTTTTCAAAACCGAAGtgggcatatatatatatatacatatatacatatttcaTAACATctacataaataatacatgCAAATTTAACCCTTTTCGAGTCAAGCAAAGGGGGGGTGTTCGTTCCTAATTTAGGAGTCCAGGGGCAGGCAGGAGTTAACGAACCAAGAAACTACTACATGTAAAGAGCACAGCCGAAAAGTGACGAagcggttaaaaaaaaaatgtaactcgCTGCTGCTCAATTCATTTCACCCTTCTGATAGTAAATGTCGTAATGTTAGGTGGTCATTAGGAAGGATGCTAAAAGTCACCGCAGGGGGAAATCAGGCTATAAAAAATCTAGGTATCTAAAAACCTATAAATAAACCTATCTAAAAAGCTATAAATAAACCTATCTAAAAGCTATAAATAAACCTATCTAAAAAGCTATAAATAAACCTATCTAAAAAGCTATAAATAAACCTATATGTAAAcccatatatatgtataagtatatatataggttTATAAAGgcttatttatatatgtatatattggCGGGTACATATTCTTAACGCATTTTAAAAACCAATGTAAGAGCCGAACCTGCCTTGATAATACCAGAAGGGGCAGAAATGTGATTATACCAAAGTAGGAACGAACCAGGTGGTTAGGTCATCTATAAAAGCGCTAGCATAATCTGATAGGTCGATACAAATTGTAACACCTATTCAAATAATTAAAGGGatgaattttgttttttttttttttgttctttctttttggCGCCATTCCtaatttttgaatatatttgATTTAGTTGACTTAAAGATTTTTACGAATTTGATATATCATCCCTTtggtgcaaattttttttttttggtaacaTATATATGGCTAAATTTAAGAttctttaacaaaataattttgtggTTGCATGAATTAGCTGCTTGCAGTTGGGAGCAGCTATTTTTGCGTCTGTACAGAATATAAAGCcgctgttttgttttttttttcgtcgattagattattttttgttcactttcTTTTGCATACTTTGTTCGCTTATAgatttatacataattttacGTTATCTTAAATTTTACGCCCTTTTATGCGCATTAGGCGTTAGGCATTCTTTCTTATgagtttttatttcttttattttatttatttatttatttattttattttttgttttgctagAAAAagcctattttttaaaaacaaataaattgtcCTCGAATTTACAAGTTTGTAGCACCGCGTTTGTAGCACCGTGTTTGTAACACCGTTCTTTGTAAATGgtgtttattaaaaaatttcaacatACATCTGAACTCATCAAGTGAACATGGCGAGGATGTACTCTTCGAAAAGATTTCTCATGTTGGTGGGTTACACCACTCTACTGTTTGTTCTGTGGATCGGAATTTTATCGGTAAGGGAATATGTTCACGTAAAAATTGCGTAAAAGTGATGTAAAaggcctttttttatttcaccgCCCCAAGGTGTGCTCGTCTGCCTGACAGCAGTGATTGGAAGGCAGAGCGAACCAGTGTCGATCAGTTCCCGACTTCATCAAAGGGGTGcacgcatacatatatatggatatgtatatgcatatatatatggatatatatattcatacatatatggatatacatatgcatacatatatgcgtatacCTATGAACGTGTGCCCATTTCCCAATTTCTATAGACCCATAATTGCAAATATGAAGACAACACGTCAGAAGAGTTCCCGATAGGCAGCTCCCGTAGAAGCCTTTCTGAAGCTTTGTGCCATTATGATGATGCCCCTGCACAAGGAAGTCAAGTTTTCTGTCAATATGACGATGCTGTTTTTTATACAGACTTATATAAGGGTTTCTTATTGACGATGAAGTATGCGCAAATAGGTAATAAATCATTAACACCTAGAGAAGTAAATAATTTACTCGATTCCCTTGGTGTACTTGTaagtaaaagaaaagcaaagtTTGTGTTTTATCACTACAATAGATGCTTGAGAAAAATGTATAACGATATGATGGATAGACTGTGGGTGCAATTTGCCACCGCAGCAACGAAAAGAGGGATGTCACGAAGTTATCAAATGAGATTTTGGAAAGAATGCGATGATGAAATAACTAATGACTTTGTAGAAAGAgacgaatattttttagggAGATTTAGGAAATTAATATCTAAAGGAACAATGATGAGCTTgactttttttactttcatgTGTAAATACAACAAGTCATGGAAAGCGGCTTTAAGATATTACGAAGATAAGTGGTCCATTACTCTATGGCGCAATGTAGAGAGTTATCCAGGGATAAAAGTAAGGTCTCATGGCAATCCCGACTTTTAAGAAAACCAGGAAAGGAGAATATTtcgacgtttttttttttagttgttTTTGttgctgttattttttagttGTTTTTGCTGCCATTTTTGCTGCCATTTTTGCTGCCATTTTTGCTGTACTCAATTAAACGTTACATGAAAGGGAGTTTGTTTGTCTCCGTTTGGCAATCGAAATggcataattaaaaaatatatatatccattGCTGCGTTGCAAGAAATGGTTTCTTTGCCGCTTCCGTTCAATTTcgttattttacttttttttacgaattaATCTAAGGTAGCGGCATAGACACGACAGTGCATCTGTAGCTTTGTTTGCGCAGTTTGTTCCAACTCCGCTTGTTTGTGCATGTATCATCTATTCGACTTTGAGCCATTTCTCCAATCcactaattttttatggGATACTCTCCCATCAGTTCACTTATTTCACTTTACAGTCTTCTTTTTGTAGCCCCCCCCAGGGATGctataaaaaaggtacatgCACATCATCCCATCTTTGCTAACCATCTTATGAAACAcgatgtaaatatttttgaaaaacgaaagagaAACCACGTTGAAGTGAAATTCGGtcatttgtacaaaaaaacacaatATGATATGCCGCTTGGTAATGGGAAAAGTGCAGAATGcttcctttccccctttttgtgaatgcgcatctacatgtgcatgtaagCCTTTGAAGCGTTGTCCCGAGGAAGAGGTTACTACATAAAGGGATTCTCTAACTTTGCGCCTCCTTCCAACCTCATAATCAATTCTATCAGATGAGGaatgaagaaagaagaagaaactcCCCCTCACTTGGTGTATCAGTATTCCCGGCGAGGATAGCAAGAAAGCATTTTCCCTTAAGGTGTCTTCGAGACGTTATTGAAAAACCGAGAGGGTCTATAAGCGcgcattttaataaatatatacgcGAAATTGCAAATAAAGTTGCAAATAAAGATACAAATAAAGTTACAAATAAAGTTACAAATAAAgttacaaataaaattataaaaaataaaaaaaaaaacacataatgTTATATGAACACATACATGctatatacacatgcatgctatatacacatacatgctatgtacacatacatgctatgtacacatgcatgTCCCCACTCCGCACACGACATGGCGCAAGCACGAGGGGAAGAACCCTTCCCAAAGGGAATACCAATTACCAATGcgaataaatgaacaaattgaaaaatgccaaaatgtaAAGAGAGTTATCTTCTGGTAGAGTGGCGGATCCCCCTTTTGACcgctttttcaaaaaaggggagaaaaaaaaaaattactcccATACAATTTGCACACATATAACGGGAAAAAGGGTTTCCTTAAAAATCATCCTCTTCGACGCTTCTCCGCGTTGAATAAAACCACACCATGTATACCTATGCGACATAAACGCATGTTTGTATATGGCCGCATTCATGGTAAGTCTGCACCCCTATGAGGAAACCATCCTGGCCTTATCACTTCCTTATTCTTCCCAATAAGAGAGAACGTTCTTCGTTCACCGTCTACTCTCTTTCCACTTCCCGATTAACTCCTCGCCTCAGCGCAGTAGGTAGTTATTGGCCCGGTCGGAGAGGATCTTGTTCCACTTCAGTTCCTTCTCGAACATGTCCGAAAACCAGAAGGCTTCATGTGCCCCCAAGGTCCAATTAAATTGCAGTGTGAAAATTACTTTATTATTCAACAAGgattgaaaatatttctcaGATATATTTTCCATAATTACTAAATCTCGTAGAagttcttcttcacattgtCTCCAATACATCTTTTGAAGATCTTCGggtaattcatttttagaTGCTAATTCTAGAAATGAgctttttaattcatttatcatattgtaatatttacctcttaaataattaatgtaCACATAAATTGCTGCATGTACTCTTTTcttttgaataaataaacgTCCACAATAAgcaatccttttttttaattcctctcTGGTCATTTCGAATGGAACCTGTAGACGGTAGCTCTCAAATGAGTCCCTAGGGCTACCTATATTGTTTTTGATGTCAATTCTATCTTCGCTTAAAAAtctccccaaatgggaatTCTCAAAAAAAGGGTCTTCATTAATGTGCAGTACTTTGTGGTGTTCCTCCCAGGATTCTTCCTCTACAGGGATAGCTCCCTTCtacgaaaggaaaaaaaaaaaaaaaaaaaaaaattcacgcGTAGCGATAAATGAGGTATGGCGTGACATTTCAGTTTTGCACAATCCTACGCGCGCACCTGTGTAGTCTGAAGCACGCAACGGATTAGGTCCCCCcgatgggcaaaaaaatatgcacacatatatataacatatgtataatatgtatataatatgctATATGTGCAGCGCACTTTTCTTTAATGTGCATCTCACCGACGACATGCAAAGCAGCAGGATGAGTAGGGGTGAGAGAAGCCTCAAAAAGGGACGACTGCACCCCTTGAAATTTGCCTTTATCGACATTTCTTCAGAGAAGTAAAAACTGGGCTGGGTCTGGCCTTTATGTAAAAGAGGGTtcacaaattattatttgaattttcttAATTGTCCTAAATCTTCGTTACTCAGGTATGGCTATAACTTGGCGGGGTATCAGGGGGGCTGTTCTCTGTGTGACACCCTTTTAGAGAACGCGCGATTGGTTCCTTTGTTGCGTCAGAAGGGGAGAGGAAAAACCATGCGAAAGTTAGCAGGTCCGCATAACATACGTGtaacacatacacataagagaaaaatatgcaccCGCATGTAGGTAGCTTACCACTTTTGTCACCCCTCCTGAGGAGAGTCTTTGCAGAGCTGTAGAACCACACCCAAATGGATGCACCCGGACGAACCTACCACGTGACGAGACCACGGGTCGACTACTTAAAAGGAACGACAGGGTACCTGCCTCTTCGCGACAGTGAAAATGTGCACACCTCTGAAAagaataataagaaaaatgtacgaaacaaaaagtgaagctaaaaagtgaagctaaaaagtgaagctaaaaagtgaagctaaaaaatgaaggctaaaaaatgaaggctaaaaaatgaaggctaaaaaatgaaggctaaaaaatgaaggctaaaaaatgaaggctaAAATATGGAggccaaaaaatgaaggctaaaaaaaaaacgaaccaGCCTCTAAGCCAGTAATGCATTGTTGCGCCTGAAAATACAACCGAGCTTTTTCTAACCTTTCCGTCGGGGTGGCCCTATGAGGAAGAATGAACAATTAAATAGAAAAGGCAGCAAAGGTAGCAACGGTAGCAAAGGTAGCAGCGGTAGCAACGGTAGCAAAGGCTTCAATGATAGCAACGGTAGCAGAGGTTGCAAAGGTAGGGTAGGCGAGAAAACGCGAGCGATAAAGGAACCTGTCGcgacatataaaaatgtacatacagggtataaattaaatataggggcagatatattttttttgcttgtcCCTACACCAGTGTTTTCGCCGTAGAGTGCAACCACGGCTGTATGGACCAAAAGCATGCTGCATGCAGGCGCGAAGCCGCGTAACCGCGTAACTGAGTAACCGAGTAACCGAGTAACTGAGTAACCGAGTAACCGAGTAACTGAGTAACCGAGTAAGCCtataacaaaatttgcaaatatttCTGCGCATAGCTTTTTTGCCTAACAAAATTCACCTTGGTAGGGGGAGAAAATGCCTGCGCCACTTTGTCCTTCCTGCGCTTTTGCgccctactttttttttttttttttttctattttcgcAGCTACTTTGTGAATGTTTCCCTTATTTTGAACAATtatcgtttttcttcttNNNNNNNNNNNNNNNNNNNNNNNNNNNNNNNNNNNNNNNNNNNNNNNNNNNNNNNNNNNNNNNNNNNNNNNNNNNNNNNNNNNNNNNNNNNNNNNNNNNNNNNNNNNNNNNNNNNNNNNNNNNNNNNNNNNNNNNNNNNNNNNNNNNNNNNNNNNNNNNNNNNNNNNNNNNNNNNNNNNNNNNNNNNNNNNNNNNNNNNNNNNNNNNNNNNNNNNNNNNNNNNNNNNNNNNNNNNNNNNNNNNNNNNNNNNNNNNNNNNNNNNNNNNNNNNNNNNNNNNNNNNNNNNNNNNNNNNNNNNNNNNNNNNNNNNNNNNNNNNNNNNNNNNNNNNNNNNNNNNNgtaaaaaaaaaagaaatgtaaaaaaaaaaaaaaaataaccatcAGGGGGTACCAAAATGCAATCGAAGCgctccttccattttgaacgagtcacaaaatttatgtaacatttttattttaataatttatgcTATGCATTAGGGGGGGAGACAGTGGAAACGCCTCCCCTTTGGGACTGCACTCCACCCGTGCgccgcttttatttttcgttttcttttttcgtcGCCCCTGCTGTTATATTTCTTGGCTTAACTGTTGGCTGACCCGTTTGGACGACACCGCTACCGCGCTTCTTCCCGACCGCTTCACAATTCTTCGCCGCCTGCGTTAAAATGTGCAGCCACTTTACTTCACTTCTTTGTATGCTGGCGTGCCAAAAATCCTTGCAGCGTATGAGGAACTCCCTCAGATCTAGATAAAAtactttcttcttcacaaaaaaataaaaaccctTGGTACACGTATCATCCATATTTATTAGTTCGTGTGTAAGTGCTTCTTCACAGTGAGCCCATTGCTTCTTCCGTTCCTCCTCCGACATCCCATGCTCCCAAGACAGGTCTTCAAATCACTTCGATAATTTACTAACCATGTCGCGAAACATCCTCTTTAGATAATTACTAtaatggtaaaatattatgtacgctttttttctacttacaaaaaaaatgcacgaGCTGATTAgcttatttatttcatcCATGGTGAGTTCTCCGGAAAGGTCTTCTTTGGAACACCCGAATGGTGGGTAGCTAAGACTGCCTGCCTGGCTAGTTGCTCTGAATGCACTACACTCCttcttattttcattttcttgttTATGGGAACGCGTTTTCGAAAGGacgcttttcattttggtgaCCATTTCGGTCACTTCCCTGGCTCGCCGCACACTAAATTGGGGCTCTCCCAAATTTACCCATTTTGACGAATCATTTTGGTGCtgaaaagtgagaaaaaaaaaaaaaagtgcatgtTTCAACGGCTAACCATGCCgagttttattttcattaccGCTATACTTTAGCCCAGTTTGGTTACCCCCTATTTcgattcttcatttttaaaaatgtctcaaaggagaagcaacatGCACTTTTCGATAGTGCTGCTTGCGTGCCACATAGCTATCCCAGCCCGTGGAAATTTCCATCCCTTTAAAGAAACGCCACAAGGGGATTGCTCCTCAATTTAGCTGCTCACTTCCGCGTAGCTGCTATACaaattgtgataaaaaaaaaaaaaaattaatgggAAAATCCCAACCTAGTTTCATAgtcacaaaatgaacaagtgaagtgtaaaaataattggaTACAATAATTCCGCTTGGAAGTGGGACGTGCATCCTTGTGTAGTTGTGctttccctccccccgtACGCGTAACCCCAATGGAGAGTTCCTAcctcttaaaaaaaacttcatcTGTTAAGGAATCAGCTCAGTGTATGAGCAGCGTGTGGGCAGAACAAAATAAGTCGgtcgtattttttccctcagttggtaaaaatggaaagtaaCATCACAATCACAATTTAGGAAGAGACACTATACACATAAATGATAAATGGGGAAGTACCAACGATTGTGGTGTCCCTCCCAagtgaacacaaaaaaactCTTCTGTAcgttcctcctttttctacatggggtcatttttttcaacgtcCCAACAATATGTGCAATTAaggtggaggaaaaaaaactcatttggaggagaaaaaaatcactcAGGGAAGGAACTCACATATGGAAATTCAGACAACTCAGAAAGGCTATCCCTtctttgtacattttatCCCCAtcaaaatgcacacacatgggaagcataaagaaatataaaaagggtGCACACTTTTCACCGCTTCGAAATGGATCAAATGAGATATACAACTCGGAGATATACCAAATTAGgagagaaatattttcacataagaaaataaaagatacaCTCGAAAGGATAATAATTAAGAGAGTCACTCAGGGACATCTCAATCAATACAATAGCTTTTGCTACCTTTACAGCCTTGacgaaatatatgaacaactCACTAAACTGCAAAGACTTTATGATCAGTGTGAAAATGTGGAGGATCTACCGAAGCTGTTCGGATTGCCCATCATTTTAAAAGACAATATTTGCACAAAGAATATCCCAACCACATGTGGGAgcaaaattttagaaaaatataagccGTCCTATGATAGCACTGTTGTGAGAAGGTTGAAAAAACATGGAGCTGTAATTGTGGGGAAAACACATATGAACGAATTTGCAATGGGATCCTGTACTGGAGGAATGGGCGTAAAGAATCCCTTTAATGAAAATGAGCTATCTTGTGGTGGATCTTCTGGTGGATCGGCTAGTTGTGTCGGTTCTAGAATTATAAACTGCTCAGTAAATACAGACACAGGTGGATCTATTCGAAGCCCAGCTGCGCTATGTGCATGCATAGGGATGAAGCCCACGTATGGAAGGATAAGCAGATATGGCATTATCCCCTATAATGAAGAAACCGATGTTGTAGGACTCATAGTTAATAATGTGTATGACTGTAGCATCCTCTTGGATGTCCTTTCCGGAGCAGATAAAAACGATTTAACTACCCtcaaagggaaagaaaaaaaattccatttcAAGTTAAAGAAGTATGAAGCTTCTCTCAATTTTCAAGAAAATAAATGCCCActgaaaaatttcaaatttggCTACCTAAgtgagaaaattttaaaaaattattttgtcgaTGATCTCACATATCAAAGTTATTTGCAAGTCATGCacaacatagaaaaaatgggaggaatTCTGATGAATACAGACCTGCATGAATTAAGTGACTACTGCTACTTGTACTATCTATACTCTATGACCATTGCAAATAGTAACCTTTCGAGGATTAATGGGATCAACTACAACCTTCAGAATGTACTCGGAAAATCCAATTTCGTTAGAGAAGTAAGATCCACTTtgataaatgaaaaggtgCTAACGAGAATTATCGGTGGATCCATAATCTCGTCACGATTTCAAGGAGGGTCTTTACGACACACGTTCGCAACTGCGAAGGGGAGATTAACTAGAGCGGTTGATATAATTTTGGGACATGTAAATTTCTTGTTGCTTCCCTCCTTGCCAAGGTCAAACAATTTGAAGGAGTCGGTAGGCACCCCTCATGGGGGTATGTCCGACCCACAAAAGGATACAACTCAGAAGGAGCAGCATTCTTCAATCAGTCCACCTGTTACGCGTGCCTTCTGTGAAATTCCATCCCCCCCTGAGGGATACAACAACTACATGAAGGAAATTTTCTCAGTCGTGTCGTCAATCACAGGACTCCCAAGCATCGTGATTCCAACGGGGGAGTTTACCCCACAGTTGAATGAACCCCAGTCGTTTCAGTTGCTAGGCAGAAGCTTGAACGAAGCGGGGCTGCTCAAAGTTGCCTTGGCTTATAAGAGACAAATGCAGGTGGATAAAAGGGTAGTGCAAAATTTAAGGGGAGTTGCTCGGCGATTGGGTTGAAGACAAACGGGGTGTGCGCGCGCGGGTAACGCGGTGGTCGCACATGGAGGGGTGaaaagaggtgaaaaaagggggaaaagggaagaataaggtaaaaagggaaaaaaaaggaagaataaggaagaataaggaaaaataaggaaaaacgatgaaaaaacggaaaaaacggaaaaaagatgaaaaaacgggaaaaaaataaaacacgcTGCAAACGAggcatgcacaaaaaaaagacgttTCTGCGTAGCCATTCGGGGGATTCTTCCCTCTAATTTGTTGACCATTGTTGAagcttttccctttttttttttatgttaacaCTGTTTAACGTCACCCCGCGGGGTTAAACATTGCACAAGTTTGACCCATACGTGTGTGTTTGTGGGGTGCACTGCTTGGACGTGTACCCCTCGCGTTACGAACACACCAAATGTTCCGTTCACGCATAGCTAGAAGagttcctcctccacctccTTAACCACGAGAAAGGTCTCTGTGTCCACGGGGTTGGGGGCCACCAACTTATCAGACTCGTCCTCTCCCGATTCTGTCTTATCAGATTTTACCATCTCATCCTCATCAGGCGTAGGTGAACGGTTATGATGCTTCTTCTGGGAGGAGACCGATTTATTCACCTCCTTCGAAGCATCATAATCGCTTGGACAAGAGTCTTCCCCCACCTGGTCGGTTgccttttccgttttccCGTCACTCCCCCCTTGAACTTTAGCCTTTTTACTATTTCGTAGCTCCctaattttgttcttcctcatttgtctttttttttttttaagctttttttttctatatgctcaattttttccttcctcttaCTTTGGAATATTTGATTTTGTGTATATTCTTTCCACTTCTTTTCCATTAATTCGattctttcattttcttgATTTCTTTGCTTTCGATAAAGATCAAAGTAGTCACTTCCTGCCCCTGCACTGCTTCCCCAAACATTTGGTACTTTGtccacttttattttccctttgcctttttccttctctttttcctcttcctgtTTAACGGGCATTTTTATGACCCGCCCATCCGACAGCATAATTTCGTCATCCAGCACTTTTATATCCATTTTGGATCACGTCGCTTTggcgcccctttttttgcagcacCGGGGAAGTAGCGTTAGCAGTTACAGCAGCGTTAGCGTTAGCAGTTGCAGCAGCGTTAGCGTTAGCAGTTGCAGCAGCGTTAGCGTTAGCAGTTGCAGCAGCGTTAGCGttagcagtagcagcagcgTTAGCAGCAGCGTTAACAGCTGCTAGtgattttatttcatttcattaCGCGGAGGACACGCACATCCGTACATATACGCTCATAAACACATGCGTgtacttcttctttttgcccAATTGCCCTCGTGCTGCCTCTACCCATGGGGGGGGTAAAACAAAGAGATGCCCACACACCCCGCAGCAAATGTGACACCCTCCTTCGTgtgctttcccccccttttggaaaCTCTCTGCTTGTCTCCCCTTtgcaaaatatgaaaaaaaaaaaaaaaagaattcccaATTAGCTTGACGACAGAATATAGCCCGAGGGAAACTCACGCGACGAAGGTGTATAACGAACTAGtgacaaaatgaataatttcgAAAAGGGCGTAAATGAGGAATACTTACGGTTTAGTTGGTTCTTAAAAATAGGGGAGTGCGCCAAATTGACGCAGCGAAggtcaaataaaaattaagtgaCCAGTGGCCATGCAACATACGTGCGCAGTCGGGCGGCAAGTCCCCGCGCGGGGGCTTCAAATGAGTGCAGCGCAGTTTTGCCAaaagaatgaagaaaaaggggactgaagctgaaaaaaaatgggcctaaatttgcaaaaaaaaagaaccataagttgcaaaaaaaaagaaccataagttgcaaaaaaacagaaccttaagttgcaaaaaaacggaaccttaggttgtaaaaaaaaaaaaaaaaaaggcgccgTACCCGTTTCTCCCAACGGATGTGCCACTAAAACCCTGGGAAAAGGCGACCTGCCAAATGGGAGGGAGCCGcccgcttcttctccttcttcttcttccgctGCCCCTGCTGCCCCTTTGCTACCCCTTTGCTGCCgctttgctcctcctccgcctGCCACTCCCTACAGCGCCATGCGGTGGATCCCCCCGTCCCGCTCCATCAAACTGAGCTTCTCCAAAAGGAGCttcttaaaataattgtATAACGACtcgtaaaataaaacgtCGTCCAAGGAGTAAAACGTCCtatgcatattattataaaagagCAGCGAGTCGTTTAAGTTGTCCAGTATGCCCGACCTAGCTATGAGAATATTATTCGAGTTCGTTTTCACGGCTATTTTATACCCACGCAAGCTCAGCTCCGATAGCAAAACGATATTAATCACATCGTCAGAAGACACCGTGTCGTTGTGCATCATTTTCGAATGCGCCTCACTTAGCCGTATCAAACTCTCTAACGTCCTAATGGTCGTTCCGTTATTGCCATTATTATGCTTCCGTAACATCGAATAGTATGTAATTAAAATCAGCTTGGAGTTCTTATTAAAATTGGGGGAGCAGTTATTCTTCACGTAGTAAATATACTCCTTCAGCTTTTCGCTAGACCATACAATTTTGGTGCCCTCCGTTTGAGGCGTTTTGAAGGCGTGTCCACCGGCccactcctcctcctccttcctcctcctcctcctcctcctcctccgcttcctCTCCATCAGGGGTATTCGCATTGGAGGAGTTCACATGGTCTGCTCCTTTGGCGGAGCACTTCTGGGTACGCATTTTAGCCGAGTTCGATTGGACCCCTCCCCCGTCTGCTCCTCCCCCGTCTGCTCCTCCCCCGTCTGCTCCTCCCCCGTCTGCTCCTCCCCTG includes the following:
- a CDS encoding RAD protein (Pv-fam-e;~putative), which codes for MARMYSSKRFLMLVGYTTLLFVLWIGILSGFLLTMKYAQIGNKSLTPREVNNLLDSLGVLVSKRKAKFVFYHYNRCLRKMYNDMMDRLWVQFATAATKRGMSRSYQMRFWKECDDEITNDFVERDEYFLGRFRKLISKGTMMSLTFFTFMCKYNKSWKAALRYYEDKWSITLWRNVESYPGIKVRSHGNPDF
- a CDS encoding RAD protein (Pv-fam-e;~putative), producing the protein MLLVHTAVVALYGENTGVGTSKKNISAPIFNLYPGHPDGKKGAIPVEEESWEEHHKVLHINEDPFFENSHLGRFLSEDRIDIKNNIGSPRDSFESYRLQVPFEMTREELKKRIAYCGRLFIQKKRVHAAIYVYINYLRGKYYNMINELKSSFLELASKNELPEDLQKMYWRQCEEELLRDLVIMENISEKYFQSLLNNKVIFTLQFNWTLGAHEAFWFSDMFEKELKWNKILSDRANNYLLR
- a CDS encoding RAD protein (Pv-fam-e;~putative), translating into MKIKLGMHQNDSSKWVNLGEPQFSVRRAREVTEMVTKMKSVLSKTRSHKQENENKKECSAFRATSQAGSLSYPPFGCSKEDLSGELTMDEINKLISSCIFFVSRKKAYIIFYHYSNYLKRMFRDMVSKLSK
- a CDS encoding glutamyl-tRNA(Gln) amidotransferase subunit A (putative), with product MGSIKKYKKGAHFSPLRNGSNEIYNSEIYQIRREIFSHKKIKDTLERIIIKRVTQGHLNQYNSFCYLYSLDEIYEQLTKLQRLYDQCENVEDLPKLFGLPIILKDNICTKNIPTTCGSKILEKYKPSYDSTVVRRLKKHGAVIVGKTHMNEFAMGSCTGGMGVKNPFNENELSCGGSSGGSASCVGSRIINCSVNTDTGGSIRSPAALCACIGMKPTYGRISRYGIIPYNEETDVVGLIVNNVYDCSILLDVLSGADKNDLTTLKGKEKKFHFKLKKYEASLNFQENKCPLKNFKFGYLSEKILKNYFVDDLTYQSYLQVMHNIEKMGGILMNTDLHELSDYCYLYYLYSMTIANSNLSRINGINYNLQNVLGKSNFVREVRSTLINEKVLTRIIGGSIISSRFQGGSLRHTFATAKGRLTRAVDIILGHVNFLLLPSLPRSNNLKESVGTPHGGMSDPQKDTTQKEQHSSISPPVTRAFCEIPSPPEGYNNYMKEIFSVVSSITGLPSIVIPTGEFTPQLNEPQSFQLLGRSLNEAGLLK
- a CDS encoding hypothetical protein (putative), with amino-acid sequence MLSDGRVIKMPVKQEEEKEKEKGKGKIKVDKVPNVWGSSAGAGSDYFDLYRKQRNQENERIELMEKKWKEYTQNQIFQTYRKKKLKKKKRQMRKNKIRELRNSKKAKVQGGSDGKTEKATDQVGEDSCPSDYDASKEVNKSVSSQKKHHNRSPTPDEDEMVKSDKTESGEDESDKLVAPNPVDTETFLVVKEVEEELF